The window TGAACACGTCGATTTTCAGATCCTCCGGTTTTATCTCGATATCCACTTCCTCTGCCTCTGGTAAAACTGCGACTGAAGCGGCTGAGGTATGGATCCTGCCTGAGGCTTCGGTCTTTGGAACCCTCTGCACCCGGTGCACCCCGCTTTCGTATTTCAAATTCTTATAAACCTTATCTCCCTCCACTGAAAAGATTATCTCCTTAAATCCGCCTAAGCCGGTGGGGTTGGAACCTAAGATCTCTGTTCTCCACCCTTTTTTTTCCGAGTATTTTGCATACATCCTATACAGGTCTGCGGCGAAAAGGGCTGCCTCCTCACCACCGGTGCCTGCTCTTATCTCCACAATGGTATTCTTGGAATCGTTCGGGTCCTTTGGAATTAAAAGGAGTTTGAGTTTTTCCTCAAGCTTTTTCTTCTTCTCCTCTAACTCCTCTAATTCAGCTTTAGCTAACTCAACTAATTCCTTATCCTGTGACCCGGACTTAATCTTTTCGTCCTCCTCCATCTGCTTTAAAACCTGCTTTAATTGGGAATAAAGCTCCACTATCTCCGTTAGCTCTGCCTGCTCTTTGGCGACTTTC of the Candidatus Zixiibacteriota bacterium genome contains:
- the prfA gene encoding peptide chain release factor 1, producing MIEILEKVQERYRELTLLLSDPQVLQDQNRYKKVAKEQAELTEIVELYSQLKQVLKQMEEDEKIKSGSQDKELVELAKAELEELEEKKKKLEEKLKLLLIPKDPNDSKNTIVEIRAGTGGEEAALFAADLYRMYAKYSEKKGWRTEILGSNPTGLGGFKEIIFSVEGDKVYKNLKYESGVHRVQRVPKTEASGRIHTSAASVAVLPEAEEVDIEIKPEDLKIDVFRSSGPGGQSVNTTDSAVRITHLPTNTVVSCQDEKSQLKNKNKALKVLRARLLDKARTEQEEKIARQRKSMVKTGDRSEKIRTYNFPQNRITDHRIGLTLHRLEDVLSGDLDELIAVLEREEQAEKLQNEKVLK